From a single Gimesia fumaroli genomic region:
- a CDS encoding endonuclease/exonuclease/phosphatase family protein yields the protein MASISLYHIQGDAEMQLSRMLLIFGCLLFVSTAHSEEIRVLAWNVESGGNDSDVIAQQLADFDGYDLIGLSEVRKKNAIKYVVGAAAGENAFFKYKRGKTGGADRLLLIWNSHKFEKTAELEMHDLKMENGRAPLAVRLKSKADGKQFWFMVNHLYRGNSGDNYGKRKRQAIGLRKWMKEQNVPTIVVGDFNFDYDIPNGPGNPAFKEMVKGNSVKWVRPRTLIKTNANTNYNSVLDFVFVNGKANAWNPKSTIIVREGDFDEPKSPTLSDHRPVDAVFDTGTSSPLEAIVETLPRSRLTDSVPSSESSAQTEILQRIRRLKKELQELEQLVESMGRN from the coding sequence ATGGCGTCTATTTCACTTTATCACATTCAAGGAGATGCTGAGATGCAATTGTCGAGAATGCTATTGATATTTGGCTGTTTACTTTTTGTATCCACTGCTCACTCAGAAGAAATTCGAGTGCTTGCCTGGAATGTTGAAAGCGGCGGAAATGACTCCGATGTTATCGCACAACAACTGGCTGATTTTGACGGATACGACCTGATTGGACTGTCAGAAGTTAGGAAAAAGAATGCAATCAAATATGTGGTCGGAGCAGCAGCGGGAGAGAATGCATTCTTCAAATACAAACGCGGAAAGACTGGTGGGGCTGATAGACTTCTACTCATTTGGAATTCGCATAAGTTCGAGAAAACCGCTGAACTCGAAATGCACGATTTGAAAATGGAAAATGGACGCGCCCCGTTAGCTGTCAGGTTAAAAAGTAAAGCAGATGGTAAGCAGTTTTGGTTTATGGTGAATCATCTTTACCGTGGAAATTCTGGAGATAATTACGGAAAAAGAAAGCGACAAGCAATAGGCCTCAGAAAGTGGATGAAGGAACAGAACGTTCCTACCATTGTCGTCGGTGATTTTAATTTTGACTACGATATTCCCAATGGACCTGGTAACCCTGCGTTCAAGGAAATGGTGAAAGGAAATAGCGTCAAATGGGTTCGACCTCGTACGCTTATCAAAACCAATGCAAACACGAATTATAATTCAGTATTAGATTTTGTGTTCGTAAACGGAAAAGCCAATGCGTGGAATCCGAAGTCTACGATCATTGTCCGAGAAGGTGACTTTGATGAACCCAAAAGTCCAACCTTAAGTGATCACAGGCCGGTCGATGCTGTTTTCGATACAGGTACCTCTTCGCCATTAGAGGCTATTGTAGAAACGCTTCCAAGATCTAGACTGACTGACTCAGTCCCATCATCAGAAAGCTCAGCTCAAACAGAAATACTTCAGCGAATTCGACGTCTAAAGAAAGAACTCCAAGAGTTAGAGCAGTTGGTTGAAAGTATGGGCAGGAATTGA
- a CDS encoding DUF2513 domain-containing protein, whose protein sequence is MKRNMNLIREILINLEADSLPDEDEPIGEWDGETAEYHKYLVLDAELAEGFETKTRAGNSVHLSRLTNKGHDFLEAAQSPTIWGKAIEKTKEIGGAISVDLMGDLLKNITKNQLGI, encoded by the coding sequence ATGAAACGTAACATGAATTTAATACGAGAAATATTAATTAACTTAGAAGCAGATAGTCTACCAGACGAAGATGAACCAATAGGCGAGTGGGACGGTGAAACAGCAGAGTATCACAAATACCTTGTTCTAGATGCAGAGCTGGCTGAAGGCTTTGAGACAAAGACAAGGGCAGGAAACTCAGTCCATTTGTCACGACTCACTAACAAAGGGCACGACTTCCTGGAAGCAGCACAGTCACCTACGATCTGGGGTAAAGCAATAGAGAAAACAAAGGAGATTGGTGGGGCAATTTCCGTTGATCTAATGGGAGATTTGCTGAAGAACATAACTAAAAATCAGCTGGGGATTTAA
- a CDS encoding crAss001_48 related protein translates to MADNWRGRLFEEHSDLHRKVERLKKFILSEKYDSLPEIDRQDLKEQLQHMEQYHSVLMRRVSRQCNSA, encoded by the coding sequence ATGGCTGATAACTGGAGAGGCAGACTATTCGAAGAGCATAGTGACCTTCATCGGAAGGTTGAAAGGCTGAAGAAATTCATTCTGTCTGAAAAATACGATTCGCTTCCGGAAATCGACCGTCAAGACCTGAAAGAGCAGCTCCAGCACATGGAGCAGTATCATTCTGTTCTGATGCGGAGAGTCTCAAGGCAGTGTAACAGTGCCTGA